Part of the Poecilia reticulata strain Guanapo linkage group LG2, Guppy_female_1.0+MT, whole genome shotgun sequence genome is shown below.
GCTGACATCTAATTAATGACACCTGTATAGAGACCTATTAGCAATAATATAACTAATCTTATCACTAATAGGTCTGTGACAGAAGATTAGTTATCACCAATAAGCCTCTTGGTCGTCTCTGTTACGACCAAAAGACgcaagtttaaaataaattgctaGTAACCTGAAAAATTATCAGGTTGAcatatactttttaaaactaaaagtgcgctctctctctctctctctctctctctctctctctctctctctctctctctctctctctctctctctctctctctctctaaaatGGCATTTCATCTCCCCTAGATTgcttgtttttgcatttttcgtCATCAATATTTTAGATCGAAACATTTGGTATAAAGTTAGTTGACAGGAGCCAAAAAaaactagagccaaaaaaaaaagattaatataaCAGTCAAACAGTCAAATTAATACAACATCaaactttacttattttttttagaagagaGTTTAAGGGTCATagttttaatttggaaatgTCTTTTGAACCTTTTCAGATTGATAGGCGACAATGACTTTTTCTTGTATTCAAGTTTGAAAGATTTCTTCATTTTAGATAGGAACGCCCTCCTGGAGTACCTGCGGCTCCACATCCAGGATGGCGATCATGCCCTGAGCGTGGATTTGCCTGATGGTCTCCAGCCTGGTTCCGTACATGGCGTCCTCATGGCTGCCGTACTCCAGGTAATCGTTGTTGCTGATGTCTTGCATCATCTGGTCATGAGACACAAAGAAGTAGTTCTTCCCGTTCTCCTCTTCCTTCTTGGGAGGCCGAGTGGTGTCTGAACCCAGAGACAAATAGGTGAGCGTCAATTCAAGGTCAGGTTACAAAAACCACCTGAAACATCTGCATGTTCTTACGAGGAATTGGATAGGCAAAGCGGTCTGGGTGTTTGGCAATGAGTGTGTTCTTGATGTGCCGCCTTCCGACTCCATGAGCACCTGAATGTTCACACAAGACATCAGAGgattcatttaaacaaaaatacaaatagctCTGAACACAGACTTGACATGAATGGTGTAGTACTTTCAAAATGAGAAAGCTTTTGTTGAAGTTGGCGTATGGCAAGTCTTTTGGGCATTTATGTGAAAGTTTCTAAGACCGTATTTAGGCCATTGTAgatcaaagggaaaaaaaatgccgCAGAGGACTAAATGTTGAAAAACCTTGAATATTCTCTGATGTCAAAAAGTTGTACATTTGTATAAAGAAAAGTATATTCTGTTACATTGCAAAGTCAGAACTTTGCATGGAATTCTTTTGTTACACCGCTGGACATTTGTGACGGAAGATTGAAGTGTTGCGTTTCCGAGATGCGCATCTCCATTTTTCCAAAGTGCAAGCTTGTGTTgcaaatgtctgagtttttattGGGAACATTTAAGAggcttttctgtctctctgacatttttcatgcaaatttaaaactttttgacaTCACAGAATATCAGTTGTTTTTTGGCCACATCCCTCCCCCCATTTCATTTATCACTGCCCTAAtactttgttgtaaatttgGCATTTTCATTCACAATGTTAAGAATAAACCTTACAAGTCACATTGTGGGCTTCTAAACTCCTTCTAGAAACTGAAATGCAATTAGACAAGTGTGGGAAAACATGCATTCAGGTTTAAGACTCCATGACTCAGCACTGTAGTGCCGTTACCATAGCTCTGCTGATTGCATTAGTCCCTTAATGTGTTGCTGTTAAAAGTGGTTTTAGTTCAGATGAAGAAGAAACTAATAGAGGAAacaaatgttgaagaaaaaaaaaagaatctgggAGAAATTGTGAATTTCTGCTTCAGATTGTATCTACAATTAAACAATACTCTGCTCACTTTTTAATTGGACAAACTACACTGTGCACACAAGTTGTAGCTTACATGTaaaatttcagaaacaaacactaaTTAGCAAACTGTGACCCATTTTGTCATTAGTTTACTGATGGATTCTGATAaagtacacagaaaaacaccacagaaatattttaaagtagttAGAACAATAAAACTCATAACAGAGCACAAGTTGATTTACTTCAAGCATTAGTCACAAGTAATTatgatttgaaacaaatttacattttgtttcagtttttttaccAAGCAAGACAAGTGTTTTCCTCTTGAACGACGGCAGCTTGACGACCTCCTCGTATGTCACAAGATCTAGTTGATCAAACACTGAACAACAGAGGAAAAGGCTACATTAGCACGGTTGTTCATGGCAActtcatatatatttaataactagttatattaaaaacaatgaagcCCCAATCAAGTACATAATCACTACTTAATCAGTCCTATTTGCAACTAAGTCTCAGTCAGATTGAAAaacagatcaatctgaatcACATTGCTTTTAACAAATCACATCTGAGCATCTCACAGCAGTCCTCAGTCAAAGTCAAGGAAACATTAGGAAAAAGGACAAAGTAAGAGTaaagagaaggaagaagaaCACAGAACTTTACTTACATGCAGCCATGTCATTGGGTAAGAGACAGCATGAAATATGGACAAAGGGGTGGGAGCGGAAGGGTTAATAAAAGAACAATTCaactaaaaacacattaacCACAAACTGTCAACAGCACAAGCTGTTAGTCACTGAAAAACTCGGCAGCATAGAGCAGGGCATTCAGAGGGAAAACGCATACAGTACATGCAGTCTGAACCATTTCAAAATGCAGCAATGTGATTGGACCAGCTACACTTCACTGCATCGTTAAAACAACTGGCACTACTGAGAAGCACAAAGAGGTTAAATCCTGTCTCACAAGTCAAACTTTTCACTACTTAAAAatctttacatatttattgttgtATGAACATTCAGGCAAGTTAAAAAGAGgtagttgtttttcttacctGCATTGTGCTTGGCCAGATATTTATCTTTGtactgtttcttcttcttgccaAACCAGGTGCAGCTGGCCTGCTGCTCCTGCTTGGTCTTCTCCATAGCTATGCACGCTACACGCCTGAAGACATAAAAGCAACGTAACTTTAACTTAAATTTATCTctacatattttaaacatcttctttaaaaaatttccgagactttttttttatttttattgttctcaCCACTCTTGCAGTTCTGGCGAGGGGATGAGGCCCGCCGTGCCGTTCTTGGTGTTCTCCAGCTTTCCCTGCCACCAGTTGTGGTCGTCCTTGGAGATGATCTGGATGATATCGCCGACGCGGAAGCGAATGCCCGCCTCCTTACAAGGGATAAGGTCATCCTTCGCCGGGTCGTACTCAAACTGAGCGCGTACATAAATCTGCAGGCGCAACACAGAGAGACCCGAGTGTTTTACCTACTTGACGTGGCACAGAATGGTCCTGCAGCCATGAGAGAAGAGGATTTGCAAAGCTGctcatataaaaacaaaacaaaaaaaaagagaactgcAAAATTGTTAAGAAGAAAGAAAGCTACTGGAAGCTCAGGTGTATATAAGCCGAAGCAGGAAGAGAAGCGCACACATGGACAGAGATGATTGTACGAAGAGCTGTTCTGTGTCTTTGCCTGCGGATGTGTCCGTTTGGGTTGATGGCGTGTGCACCAATTGTTTTGTGGCCTTTCACCACCACTAGTGAAGGTTTGAGAAGCAGCACGGGATCAGAACAACACTGTGATGATGTACCAAACTGTGCAGTGTGAAATGGCGGGAGCTGGGATCTACTTCTACAAAAAAacggtgggggtgggggggatccACTTGGTTTTACTTCTTACCTTGATGGACAATTTGTCCTTGATGGCAGGTCTGGAGATCTAAGGGGTTGAGAgcatcacacacacatgtatcatgcagtagaaaaagaaaattggcgCTCATAAACAAAGGAAGTGTGATGGGGACCCATAAGAGGATGTTATGTACAAATATCCGTACTGCATTTTAtacgtctgtgtgtgtgatgttgGAATACAATCAAAGGAAGCCTGCCTTGTGtacacatttagaaaaattgCTATTTGAAAGGTAAGGAGGGAAACCGACAGACGAGAGTGCAGCTATGCTGAGATAGAACAGCGAGTTTCACCTGACGGCCTTTGGGCTGAATCGTCGAAGGCAAATCCTGATGGAGAACAAAAATATGCTGTCAGATAATGTATGCTTTTAATTTGATACACTTTTCTCGTAAGGTGTTGAAtccttctaaaataaaacatgtttgaagagagaaaatgagagtCAAACATACCAGGATGGAGCTGGTGACACTAGCATGACCATTTGCAGGTGACTGGCGAGACAAATCTGGCGACTCCTTCTGCAACAGCAAatccaaaaagaacaaattatttcCCCCATTGGACGCAAGAAAGAAAACCTTCATTCTGTCTGCCGTACCTCACATGACATTGACTGGGAGCGGTAACTGGGTACAATCTTAAAAGTGATGCTGCCTCTCATTTCCCTCTGTGGAGATCAGATTACATTATTTCAACATTCAAGCACAAAATGACAGATATGCAAATCCGCATCTTGGTAGCACTACATGATACATAGGCTAACCACCAACTACTGTTAGCTTTTTTTGCCTGGCGGTAAGAGAGTTAGATATACAACTTACCTCAAACTTTCTAGGAGGCTCGATAAAACTACTAGTTCATTTTCTGGAACCAAGacttgtgttttctaaaaatttaGCTGAACAATTTACAGATCCTTCCAAGAAATTTTGTGGTGCTTATGAATTACTCTCTATAATTTATGCTGGACAAAAAccgttttaaatatttaacttgggTGATATGACGTACCAGCATCTTCTGCAGCTGTTCTACCGTCTGATTGGCTACACTGATGCCATTGATCTCTCGAATCTCATCTCCAACATGCAGCGTCCCTGaggaagaaacacaattaaaatagcTCCAGATTGAAAAGACTTTGATAAACTCTAATGAGCACATACCTTGTCTGTGAATCATTCCACCATGCATGATGCGCGCCACAATACAGTGGTTGAGGTCATTCATTTTAAGAGTAATGCCCTACAACACGAAGAGGAACAGATCAACCACAGAAGATCATATTGATGAAATGTAAAACGTGCGTTTCTCTGTTTACAAACCATTGGCTCGTCTGTGTTTTTCTGGAACTGGACCAGCCGGACCCTGGTCACGTTCTCCAGGTCCATGTCCCCGTTGGTGCTGTCTGGGGAGTCTCCGTTCAGGTAAGGGGAAGTGGGTGGCGGGGTGACCCTCAGAGCCTCGTCACTGTAAACCTCGTGTGCCACCACATCATGGGTCTGCAGCAGAGCCTGGGTGGGCAGAGATCATCCAGAAGGCTGAGATCGCAGAGCAACAACCGGATATTCCAAGTCATAGCCGATTGCCTCACTACATCAATGAGAAAACAGAGATCCTAACATTAGCAGAGGCATGTTTTTCCTCGTGCTGCTACTTTAAATCCTTTTGCATTCATTCTGCTAGCAGCAGAGGTAAAATGGCTGTCCGAGTCTGTTCGGGTCAGAGAGCAGCGCGGCCTAATTGGATTGAACCAAATCTGAAGCGTGATGGCTTTGGTAAGTGTCACACACTGGCTCGGCGCAGGGACACACCTTATGATGCCACCACAGCAGCGCAATACAACCATTAGCCTTacagtttacaaaaataaaccacataTCTACACAACTAAATAAAGAGTTAAAAACAAGCCACTAAGACATTTTACTACCTTGATTTCTTCACAGATTCCAGGCTCAACAGCGTCCTCCTCAGGTCTGTTCAGGACCTACAATAGTTCCCCGTTTCTCACAGCGGTTCTGACAGCAAAACCTCAAAACGTAACCACACCATGTTCAGGTTTACAGCAGAGCGCCTAATGACTCGCTCTGTGCGTCGCTTCCTCTGCATGTGTCTATCCCCACTGGGGCTTCGCCAAGCTCAGGTGCTAAGCAGCTTTGTGTGGATTGTCAAAAGAGCCCTGGCGTCTGACACACCGGGTCACAGTAACACACACCAATAAGCCCACACTCGACACAACATGGATCTCTTGAGAATTAGGAGTGCATGTTGTGTTAAATGATCCCACCATGAAGTGCGGCTGTGTGAGGATCCTCCTGAGCTCCTTGGCTTCCATGTTCTCCGGGTAACAGGCGATGGTTTCCAGTACCTGCGCAGACATTAGGTGTGTTATTTTGTAGCATTTAGATCATAAAATGGGTAGCGTGTGAAACTCGACTGCCTCACCTCTTTGGCTCTCTGCACTCCGTCACTTGGAGGATTTCTAATCTGAGGGGACGACCTGGTGTTGATTTTGtcatacagctgaaaaacataatGATGACAATACAGGCCAAGGCATagcaacaaaagcaacaatttaAGCATATTCCTGATCGATTCTGACACCTAGTGGACAGTTTTGATATTACAGAGGtgaggtaaggtaattttatttatatagcacattttcagcaacaaggcaattcaaagtgctttacatgagttaaaaggaaatacaaaccaaaggaaagaaaaaaagaggaaaaaggttTAGATTAACTCACATCTAACAGGGTGTGGAGGTGCTGATCCTGGAAGACGCTGTGCAGGAAGTCCATGTCTTTCTCACTGCAGTCCGTCAACGCATGAATCTCCTCTAGACTGTCCAAAACCTGCGATACTGCCCCTGagcacacatgcatgcacacgtTATACCATCATCCTGACTGTAgccaaacataaacattcacaaagaTACAGAGCATTCAGCACTAGACAAACACGAAAACACCAAACATCTAGTCATAGACACAAAGGTTGCAACATCTACAAACgagcaaaaggaaaaagtgccacacacacaaaaaaaagcacaaaagtaaGGAGtcacaacacagaaaaacacacatacacaaaactAACCCCCAAGTACCTGCTGCATCGCCCATACATGCAGCAAAACCAGAGAAACAGCGGTACATGGCATCAATAGAAAAGTCAGAGGAAAGTCACTTCAAAAAGTCACAGTTTGGGGGAGGGGCCGTGGGCAGTACACTCaagaaaaatatgtggaaaataaatcaggaaaGAGTTGGGATCTGATTTATGGATTGTGGAACACACACCTTCCAAGATAAACCTTAAACTGCACAGAGCAGCTAATTACATCAAACAGTATTCACACACCTTTAACTTTTGTCACAATCTATTTCGTATGACAAACTGGTAACAAGAAAAATTATACGTCTAAAGTTCAAGCTCAAATTTTCTCTTGTTTGCTTCTCTAATGGTCTGCTTGCTTGGCCTTTCGGCTTAGGTCATGTTTTGCAATGCAAGAACCGCATGTGACTCATAAAACCAAAGAAGAAGTGCTTTTAATAGTAAAAGCCATAAGAGAATGTCATTTTAGaagttattttatgttgtatGTTTTCAAGCATAGAATATCAACAGAAGCCTTtggagttaattttaaactatGTGCTTTATGTTAAATGGGCTATGGATATTAGTTCATTTTCTATATGGAAAAAGTTCAAtcagttgtcatttttttctcattatgaTGAAACAAGCATTTTAGGTCAActtcaaaattatacatttcattaaatgtgtaaataatttattcttttttgcaaCTATAAACAAATCTTTGTAGAAGTGAGGTCAAAAGTGACTCTTTGCATTGCAAAGGTTGCTAACCTTTGACTTCTATGTGCAAagactttgtgcaaaagttctagaagtatgaatactttttgcaagTTTCTATATCCAAAGCTCCAAAAgagcaattatttaaaaatatatccagTCACATATATTACCGCATTTtccgcattataaggcacacctaaaaccttcaatttcctcaaaagccttataatccagtgtgccttatatatggaccaatattgagccacaacaggtctagcaactacggtaagcagccgccgacttcattttcacccGTAGAAGAAGCGTGCGATGCATgatgggatagttgtcagaacgctatttgttaataaagtttgactgacctatctacctacagACCGTctagaatagcggttctcaacgtgggcggtaccgccccccagggggcgctggcggacatttttacaaaagggggacgctgggatgcctttggggggcgtttggtcgaaggcagtgtttctcaacctttttcgggccagcgcccccctagcctttgtAAAGTtgaccttcgaccaaacgccccccaaaggcaacccagcgccccccttttgtaaaaatgtccgccagcgccccctgccgtcctctgaacgccccctggggggcggtactgcccacgttgagaaccgctacgcTAGTctaaggtaaactttacaccttaaatgcacaacaatgccagtttagactttgagcaacttggtaaaactgtattgtgtaacattaaatcatgcaaaggctgcaactgtatcgatggcagctcttcttctattcaagAAGAGTAGCTTCTTGAATAGAAGCTCCtcttgtagcttcatggcgcagctccgctccgcatcagttcagcgttacaccggctgattaTGCTGcagtgattcactttgtctggtatttatataggctacatatgttttggcagttctgtgatcatgtcaaagtagcaatttatattaaaaagtgttttatttccatttgaaagctgcccacttccatggaaggagaacagaaaatcgctcttacaaacatgtaattactaaaatcacgataccttcactttgtatcccatttaatttaaatttaaattttaaattaacccatttaaataaagaaatccctccatgggtgataccacgatagagagcgttcattttatagcgttaacaccagtgctgcaagtggtccgacatgaaacgggtttgagggaacaacacagcacttttaaatttcaataatcagaataccgaaattgtttccgttgttttaaaaggtttatgtcagtctgccttttccccatcgatatgtttcccaaCCGCCCTGCaacttagggagttaaaaaaaaaaaatttaaaaaaaacgccgcgcacattgcgcaaaattctgaaacatgagaagcgggcaaaacagagcgacgaactagatgtgaattatggcataaaaacRgagaatccgacgctgaacagtgaaaaatcaMcacatgatgtgaaacacatgatgattaggcggcgcagcaggtgatgagattactgatggtcaataaacgataatgatttagcaacaggaaagaaactaaagtggacatagcaataaaccaagagaggataatactaatcaaatgaaactaaatggaaatgaatgaagaacaaaatgcaagaataaactaagaaactaaagtaaatacggaggaataaaccggtatggcaagacctttcgagcaataattaatacagaggactgtatggcaagaataaacagacactatttccagataaaaggtaaaataatattgttgaagtgccatgggcaggggcgcaactacacattattcaggtggatgcgaaaacataaatcggcacctccccacgaaggagcgtagaaacatacgctcccCCCCCAAACTCCCCTCCTCCAGACaccgatacgtttagggcaaaactcgctaaaTTTACCCcattatgtgcgcgaggtgaaggagcatataaggcgcgctgaagtgtacgggaaaacataatcggtgcgccgattcaaaacatctacaatatgTAGatggcccagtcgcggaaggctctcctcgccgaccgcagtctgagtgttttgttgacaatccgtttagtgcagctccatctagtggatacataacgtaactccagcctctactgtagcgtctattctatgcgccttatagtgcggaaaatacggtaattgtgCTTAAAGGTGGCATCATAATGGATGATGTTAGATGAacgaagtaaaaaaaaaacaaaattaaagaagtTCTGTTAAAGGGTTAGATCAACATTTTCCCcaactttacaataaaatttagCACAAAATGCAGCTGAAGAGATGGCATAAAGAAGTCTAATTTAATAATGTAGCACCAGTGTTGCATtgaagggaaaaacaaaaatacagcaagGGCAAGCATGCAAATTTACTCATTAATAACAGTATGGAAAAATTGTACATGTGTGTTTACATGCATCACATGattaatataaagaaaattCATATCTATACTGATGATTTCTATTCTTAAAGTTTTTCTAAAGATGCGTGTAAACAACAAATCGTCTTTACGGTTCAGAGGGAAAGCATTTggaatcaaagaaaaaaaaggttacatCAGATTTCTCAAAAGGgtagacagaaaaataaacgcTAAGGGAGACACAGGAGGATGGAGTTAGTGTTTGCATCATTCAACACCAACATGAAGGGAAATGCATCTATAATGCAAAGTGGTGCTATGAGAACACTCTAAGGATGGGTAGGAGGGGGATACGTACTTTCAGCAGCTAGCAGTCCTacagacagcagagcagaaaaaaaacagaacaccaCAAAAAAGAGAGGCTAAGATTAGAGGTTTGCTGCAACATGTGGATTTAGAGATTGAGGGAAAACGGAGGGATCTAGACCTGGTCAACCTGTCTGGAGCTCTGCAGGAGCTAAAATAAACCTCAAGGATGTGTAGTTGCTACAGAGTGCCGACCTCAGCAGGACAGACACGCTTGATGCTTTTAGTTTGTCTGGTTGAGAATTTCATCAGGCGACACTAAAACACGCCTGCTCTTTGTTGCAGgatgtgaacacacacacacaaggttTCAATATGCCAATATAGAGACTTCTTATTGCAGGAAGTGAAAGTCAGAGGCAGAGACAGAGAAGTTGGGTAATATATATGTTTCCATTACAACAGAGAAGTTCTGCTGCTACAGCTGACCGTCACACCAGGGAAGAAACCAGAAGTTTTgaaattgatgttttgttttaatttgctgcaCACATTGGTGTGTATATTGATGGGGGAGAACGAGAAGGTTCAGAGATGAGGTGGCGACCTGGTTTACCTGAGGAGGTGGGGTCATCTGAGAAATCATGGAGCTCCTCTGGAGGGTCCCCATAGTAGGAGTTAAATTTGTGGCTGGAAACAGCAGCCAGCACTGCACCCTGAGAAACAGACGGCAGATCAAACAGGTATTACACAAAACTTGCGCAGACCCTCGTGTGTGTAGTGTATGAAACCTCAAGAggatgtacttttttttttcctcttaactCGTTCAGAGAAAAGCTTTTGCCAAGAATCTAAATGTGGGTTATTGAAGGCAGCTGCACAGAGCGGCGGAGGTGTCACTTCCTCTTATCGGCTATCATGCTGATCCTGCTAGTTTCTAATCTGGGCTTCAAAATCAGCAGTCTGCTGACCTTCAGCTTCCTCCTGGCATTGAACTTCCTCAGTTGCTCCACCGTCTCTGGCAGGTGGATCTTGTAGGCGTACCTGTCCCTCTCCTAGAGTTGGAAACGcgcagagagaaaaaagcagatGAGGCTGCAGCCATACGGATGTGAAAGCAACACTGTGGTTTTTAGCGAGAGGAAGTGTTTTTTGAGTCGGCATCAAAAAGAACCCGTGTCTGAAAGGTGACTGTGAAAAGCCAACCTTTCCTCCTTCTGCCTTATTCTTATTTTGGagtaaattatttgatttaggaatatttttaacaCCAGTTGCAccagtgtgtgtatgtgtgtatgtgtttcaCCTTCAGCCAGGGGTGGTTCAGGGCCTCGTAGACCGTGATTCTCTCTGCAGGGTCCAGCATCAGCATGCGCCTCACCAGGTCCTTGGCGCTCTCAGAGATGTGAGCCCACTGGCGAGGGTTCATCTGCACAAACATGTTCAGAATCACCTGAAACTTGTCGccatgacaagaaaaaaaaaagttgattttgaaaacatttgcaactCTTAGAAGAAAGCAATAAGAAGTCTTGTTCGCCACAAGGGACATATAGAACACCGCAAGCATGCGAGAGAAGATTGCCTGCTCAAATGATCACGATTTTGGCCTCATatggagaaaaacagaacaagttgCCCTTCATAATCGCCACCACATGATGGTGGTTGCATCATGATCAGTGTTATGTCCAAATACAGAMAGAAACAGAGTTGTACCCTATTGCAGCCCTAGAAACAGAGCTAGAGCTGCTTTGGTTAACCATAGAGCTGTGTGGGAAGGGCCTAGTAAARGTCCCGACCAaaatagagataaaaaaaaacttaaactgatgttttaaagaagATCTCCTACCACTCTGATctttagaaaagaagaaaggagtGATGTGAACATCACTATCAATTTTCtgataaaattcagaaaattgcacaccacaattttctgatttttattttacagctgaGTCAAACAATTTTGCCCACTTTGACCAAGAAAAAGAGAGACGGTTCCACAGTGGAGTGGGTCAGGTTAAATGTTTGGCCTCTGGTTTCATCATTCTTACAC
Proteins encoded:
- the LOC103475843 gene encoding peripheral plasma membrane protein CASK isoform X5 — translated: MTMADDDVLFEDVYELCEVIGKGPFSVVRRCINRDTGQQFAVKIVDVASFTSSPGLSTEDLKREASICHMLKHPHIVELLETYSSDGMLYMVFEFMDGADLCFEIVKRADAGFVYSEAVASHYMRQILEALRYCHDNNVIHRDVKPHCVLLASKENSAPVKLGGFGVAIQLGESGLVAGGRVGTPHFMAPEVVKREPYGKPVDVWGCGVILFILLSGCLPFYGTKERLFEAIIKGKYKMNPRQWAHISESAKDLVRRMLMLDPAERITVYEALNHPWLKERDRYAYKIHLPETVEQLRKFNARRKLKGAVLAAVSSHKFNSYYGDPPEELHDFSDDPTSSGLLAAETGAVSQVLDSLEEIHALTDCSEKDMDFLHSVFQDQHLHTLLDLYDKINTRSSPQIRNPPSDGVQRAKEVLETIACYPENMEAKELRRILTQPHFMALLQTHDVVAHEVYSDEALRVTPPPTSPYLNGDSPDSTNGDMDLENVTRVRLVQFQKNTDEPMGITLKMNDLNHCIVARIMHGGMIHRQGTLHVGDEIREINGISVANQTVEQLQKMLREMRGSITFKIVPSYRSQSMSCEKESPDLSRQSPANGHASVTSSILDLPSTIQPKGRQISRPAIKDKLSIKIYVRAQFEYDPAKDDLIPCKEAGIRFRVGDIIQIISKDDHNWWQGKLENTKNGTAGLIPSPELQEWRVACIAMEKTKQEQQASCTWFGKKKKQYKDKYLAKHNAVFDQLDLVTYEEVVKLPSFKRKTLVLLGAHGVGRRHIKNTLIAKHPDRFAYPIPHTTRPPKKEEENGKNYFFVSHDQMMQDISNNDYLEYGSHEDAMYGTRLETIRQIHAQGMIAILDVEPQALKILRTAEFAPYVVFIAAPTITPGMTEDDSLQRLQKESEMLQRTYAHYFDQTIINNEIDDTIRLLEEAVDLVSSTAQWVPVSWVY